In Vespa velutina chromosome 1, iVesVel2.1, whole genome shotgun sequence, the following proteins share a genomic window:
- the LOC124947016 gene encoding multiple inositol polyphosphate phosphatase 1-like — translation MILDLRIVFIFLITNIVCFAYDCFLQNDNYRCRLGSKTPYRFIGYQHDTPVEYSGCKPKKIWLILRHGTRYPGKKNVPHMIKNLPELQKIILNNYKINKTNLSHDTIIKLNNWKLRFTKNDMMNLAKEGENEMIDLGERYQSRFPNIMPEIYNKRSYKFKYTATQRTEESAKHFAVGLFGWQNSQNVEYPKPKHKDPILRFYKRCTRWSNEVSKNKSAHIEKERFLKSELLTTTVKNVSERIGHQINYDTLDLIYAMCAFETAWYKDEDSPWCELLSLDDFKVLEFANDIEYYWIDGYGYKITYEQACVVLLDIFNFFSEDNETLASIYFTHSGTILKFLARLGVARDKTPLTHDSFRLHVDNRAWRTTYIDAFASNIAFVLYDCESQGPSILFMHQERVVYLPNCPKNMPCPLSTMKDLYPSNEEDCQFDVMCNLYENDMSYIDEDDI, via the exons atgatactaGATTTacgtatcgtttttatatttttaattacaaacatCGTTTGTTTCGCATATGATTGTTTCTtacaaaatgataattatagatGCAGACTAGGATCAAAAACGCCTTACAGATTTATAGGTTACCAACATGATACACCTGTCGAATAttcag gATGTAAACCAAAAAAGATTTGGTTGATCTTAAGACATGGGACAAGATATcctggaaagaaaaatgtacctCATATGATAAAGAATCTGCCAGAATTgcagaaaattatattaaataattataaaataaataaaaccaaTTTATCTCATGAtactataattaaattaaataattggaAGTTAAGATTCACAAAGAATGACATGATGAATCTTgcaaaggaaggagagaatgaAATGATCGATCTTGGTGAGAGATATCAATCTAGATTTCCTAATATTATGccagaaatatataataaaagatcgtATAAg TTCAAATATACTGCAACACAAAGAACCGAAGAAAGTGCTAAACACTTTGCTGTTGGTTTATTTGGTTGGCAAAATAGTCAAAATGTTGAATATCCTAAACCAAAGCATAAAGATCCTATTCTAAgg ttttataaaCGTTGTACTCGTTGGAGTAATGaagtttctaaaaataaatctgcgcacattgagaaagaaagatttttgaaAAGTGAACTTTTGACAACTACAGTGAAAAATGTTTCAGAAAGAATCGGTCATCAAATCAATTATG ACACTTTAGATTTGATTTATGCCATGTGTGCCTTTGAAACTGCATGGTATAAGGATGAAGATTCACCTTGGTGCGAATTATTGTCATTGGATGATTTCAAg gTTCTTGAATTTGCAAAtgatatagaatattattggATCGATGGATATGGATACAAGATCACTTATGAACAAGCATGTGTAGTTTTGTTggatatttttaactttttctc gGAAGACAACGAAACATTAgcatcaatatattttacgcATTCTGGAACTATCCTTAAGTTTTTAGCAAGATTAGGAGTAGCACGGGATAAGACTCCATTAACGCACGATTCATTTCGATTACACGTAGATAATAGAGCTTGGAGAACAACGTACATCGATGCTTTTGCATCAAATATAGCTTTTGTTTTGTACGA TTGTGAATCGCAAGGACCTAGCATTCTTTTTATGCATCAAGAACGTGTTGTATATTTGCCAAATTGTCCAAAGAATATGCCATGTCCATTGTCAACAATGAAAGATTTATATCCGAGTAACGAGGAAGATTGTCAATTTGATGTTATGTGTAATTTGTATGAAAATGACATGTCATATATCGATGAAGACGACATATGA